In Elephas maximus indicus isolate mEleMax1 chromosome 5, mEleMax1 primary haplotype, whole genome shotgun sequence, the sequence AGGTGGTTCTTGTTGATGAGTCAACAGGGATTCCCCATAAGCtgtagaaaatacattttcataaAATAGAAGAATTAAAAGAGTATCCACTAAGATTAATTTTATTATATGCAGGAAATAAGTCTCCTATCAATACTGCCTTATTTTTTATACTTGCTAACCAgttaaaataggaattgaagtgtttttttttcacACAATAATCTTTTACCATGCACATTCATaacttaaaaaccagttgcctcagTTCAGTAAATTCTATCTTGGGTATGTAGTAAGGAATGGgagttttttgttatttttttaatcttgtacaGGAAAAGTAGTCTACTAAATACTTTTAATAGATAGATTAATAGATGCTATTTTTTCACTTTGTTCTAAATTGATattgtaaatttttatttctttagactTTTTCATAGGGTACCTTTAGTGGTCGCCAATCTGGGCATGTCTGAACAACTGGGTTATAAAACTGTGTCAGGTTCCTGTATGTCCGCTGGTTTTAACCGAGCAGTAAAAACACACAGGTGAGATTCTTCAACTGCTTCCCCACAAAACTCTTTATtttctgaaattaattttttatttgaacaAACCACAGCAGAATAAAAATGAGAGGGAAACAGAATAATAATCACATTATTCTAGTAAACTGAACACTTTTTACTTTCTCCATATTTCCTTCTAGCACTTGCCCATTTatagattaaagaaaataaaattaaaaaaagcagaGGAGAAGTTTGTTGCACATCCTACACATTTTAACATATCTATTCTAGGTTAGAATAAATAGcctcaaaataattttataaaattaatattaattaaagCCATGAATTAGACTAGGTATGTGCAAGAACTGCACGGGGGCCGTGATCTGACCTCCTCTTCACAAGGGGCAAGGAGGATCAAGAACAACAGCCCAGGGCTGATTCCTACGAGatggaggtcagatatgcctcctctctctgccacctttaccagttctgacaccagttgtccctcccatggcagtctgcctctgctgggttcgataattcattgcagtgaccACGCAGAATTCACAGGCAATAGTCacgattatggggcttattagggaagtaacaggttataattcaggttcaggaacacttagGATCCAGTTCTTCCTTCAGGACAGCAGCTGTGCTTGCAGGTACGCCTCTGTCTGGCCCTAGGcctttgccctgctcaggcaggtgttacaaagctctttagctcctgcCAGTAAGTCCCCAGAGGCGCCCCCTGGCACTCAGCTTTCTAGCCATCTTCTGCtgttgtttctctgccaccacttcttgagCTCTCTCTTTTCTGATTCCGGGAGCTTTTCAGTACAGGgatctcgggtccaaaggatgtgctttctgctcctggttgttcttccttggtggtgggtttctctcccttcccacctctgggatggctcacctccagcacagtgggatggcaaaagctgaccagtccctttggtgggccatggTTACCTTATCTGCACAGTCCCGCCCAGTCacctgagtgggagttacaagaccatggtgagaaaggccacacaaaggcGATCCATTGCactttaatattaaataaaaaaaatcaggcttCAACCAAGACTCTCACTCATACTATAGGATGCTTAGGTGTAACTTTTTTTGTGGCCATTAAGTAAAAGAATAATTCATATCCAAAATAGCAACACTGGTACTATAGGGTACCTACTAGAGAATGTATAAACTTCATGAGGATAAAGGACtgggttttattcatttttgtgtcCTCACAGTACTTAGCAATGTACTTTATATAGGAATTGAATGTTGTGTTTCATTCATTCTAAGATAcactttttttacatttattattgaAATTGGGATGCATCTTAAAAACCATGCCTTCTtagcatttattttctttctttgtggtgtatAAAATAGCGGCATCTTTTTCAGTCAGTGCCTTAAATTTgatcaaaatttttttctaattgatGCCTGTCCCAACTGCGAAAAAGGGACCTTTAATTCTCCTCCATCCTtcagtctttttcctcttttttcaggTCTGGCAATAGTACTTATGGACCTAAAAAGTTAGTTAATGTGAAGATAAAATGAAGTAGACGTTTAGGTTGGTTTTACAGGATACAAGTAGGTTGACAAACTGATGGTCCCTACAAAGCCtgtaaaaaaaatctttcattaCTTACCAACTATAAGGAAGTTTTCCAACTTTGTAAAATGAGTTCTGGACATTTACCTGAGGAAATGATATTTTTTTATAGCTCTGAATTTTTTAAGGAAGATGGATCTTTAAAGGAGGTACATAAGATAAATGAAATGTATGCTTCATTACAAGAGGAATTAAGGGTAAGTTACCAAATACTTAAAGACCACTTCTAGAGTTCACAGCACATTGATTACTGTGAAGTTTTTTAGGGGGTAACctgatattttggttattttataTTAACTGTATTAGTCAGTATTGCCACAGTAACAAAGACaccaaaatctcagtggcttacaaTGGAAAGGATTTATTCTTACATATTTTGGCTGCAGCTCCGTTCCTATTCCAAATGTCAGCTTTAGTCCAGGATCCAGGCTAAAGGATCAGCCCTTACCTGGGACATACTATTCTCATAGCAAAAGGAAAAGAGCAACAAAGCTGATGGAAATTCACAACAGGTCTTAAAACTTCTCAGAACTGGCATGTCACTTCTAGCAATAAAAGCAGGGATATATAATCCTTTTACAGTATAAAGAGGGAATAATACAGTCTACCACAGTATTAAGTCTGTCTCACTGTGTCATTTTGGGTGCTTTGAGAAGTAGACATCAAGACAAGTTTAGATGTGCAAGAGATTTATTCGCTTGAGAAGGATAAAGTAGGCAGAACAGGTAGGCAGGGAGAACCTTTAGACTACAGTGCAAGTCTGACCCCTGAGAAGAGGGATGTGGGGGGATGGGAAGGATTGGGTAGGGAGAGTCTCAGTCTGCAGTGCTGTTCTAAGAAAATTTCAGCTAAGACAGTTCAGGAGTACTTCAAATGAAGCTGCCTGTTAGAGGACTTCCACGTCCTCCAAGAATGGACTTGCACTAATACCCACACTGTGCTAAGTCACTGTCTAGGAGCAgcctggaagaagtgtggcctTAGCGCAAACAGTGGTGGATCCAAGAGTAGCAGCTGGGGCTGTGAGTCTACTGTGCTCTCCCAACAGGAGATGTAAGGGGTGTATTTCCAATGGCCAACATACTTTTCAGTataaaacactaagaaaaaaaaaaaaaaactagtgccatctaAGAGAAGGGCTTAATTCATTTTACACATTACTAATACTacacagtattttatttttgaatatgaATGGTAATACAGAATCCCACAATTATAATTTTAACTTTGCCATATTCTCTTCTGGTTTTTTcctagtatgtgtgtgtatacacacacacacttttacaTAGTTGACAGTTATGAGGCCCTATAAATTTGTACAATGATTTTTCATTTGATCATTTTTCATGTTGCTACATAGTCTTTAGTTATTATTAACAGCAGTATATCATCTTCAGTTATTTTTAATGGCAGTATATTTCATAGAGCAGTACATTAGAACACTTAAAAGTACCAACTCAGGGTAAAATAGGGCAATGTAGAGATATGTCACAGGATCTGTGGGCTTCAGGAAGGAATTAGAATCAAGAGCTGGAAAGCCATCAGAACTTCCTCCCCGTGTCCGCACATTGGTCTCCTTCTTCATTTATCTACAGATCTTCCTATGTCTTCATCCACTGGTCAACCACAGTATGGCTAGCACAGAGCTCCTGTGTTTAGATCTCTTCTGTTGGAAGACATTAGGATTTACCAGttggctttgtaatatttctaaatTCTCAGGAGATCACAGGATTGGTTCTACCTGAAGTGGTCAGCTAGGGGGAAGGTGGAGTGAAAGTAAGGGATAGAAATAGGTGAAGGGGTTTCTGGCCAACTCTTATGTGCAGGATGAACAAGTTCCATGAGAAACAGGCTAGACAGACACCTAAAAAGTATCCACTAAAACTGGCAGTAACAACTTTATTATTCTATGTTGGATATTAGTGACTTGTTTTGATATTAtactaaattttaaataaactttgtttTTCAGTTAAGATATATTCCCAGAATGGCATTACTGAGTCGAAGGGTGTATTAGTACTTTTAAAACTGATGACACATAAGGGAAGACTGCTTTTCAAAAGCACTCTTACAGGAATTAACATCTTCAATAGTTTGCTTTCACAACAGTAAAATatagggtttttaaaaaaatttcattatCAGTTTCATAATGTTAAATGTGTACAGCAACTATGAATCTCTCACTTTATAATAGgacagtattttttgttttaaactgagtTCAGTATTGCTTCAGGTTTTTATTTCTGTGTGGGGGGAAATAACTGACATGATAAACTAGgtataaaagaaataatacatcTGGAAAGCATTTTATAACATATAAAGCACTACACAAGTGCATATTATTATTGAGCTCCTCCAGGAcacaacacaataaaatttacatGAAGGCAGTGGTATTTGATATTATTACCAAAGATTTGTGAATCTAGACTATACATAACGTGGAATTTTATCTGTGCCCTTATTTTATTTTGCAGAGTATATGCAAAAAAGTAGAACACAGTGAGAGAGCAGTAGAGAAACTACTAGAAGATGTAAACagattaaaagaagaaattaaaaaaagaaaacaagcacaGATCCAAGTAGCAGGTACTAAGTAACAAGTTAACACATCAGTATTtcctatgctttaaaaaaaattctcactgaTTTGAATTCATGTATGAGCCAACTGCACTGACTACAATGAATCTGTTCACCTTGAGGTTAAAAGTCGTCATCTTATCAGTATTGTTAAATCACACTGAACAAAGAACATGGTATTACaatagaagtacaaccagaatgctccttagaagcaaggatggcgagactgcgtcttacatactttggacgtgttgtcaggagggatgagtccctggagaaggacatcatgcttggtagagtacagggtcagcaaaaaagagcaacaccctcaatgaggtggattgacacagtggctgcaacaatgagctcaagcataacaacattgtagggatggtgcaggaccaggcagtgttttgttctgttgtgcgtagggtcgctatgagttggaaccgactcgacagcacctaacaacaacatattattgATATTAATGAATACAACTTAAGTTTAATTTTGTTAGAAATGGTGTGACTTCACAAAATTTGAGTGAAACCAAAGATAGGAGTACAGTACAAAAAATCCTgctaataaaaatttataaattagaATTTGGGATTATGCATATCATTTTTCTCACTGTAGATAATTTGATATAATGGTTTagttaaaatcttttttaaatttactaaCAACTAGCTAATTATAATAGCTTGAGCAAATGTTGTATATTGaactgttatttattttgtttaggaGAGAAGAATGTCCCAGAAGAACCTCAGGAGAACACTTTTCTTTGTCAAGCTTTACAGACCTTATTTCCAGATtctgaatttcttcattcatgtgttatctctttaaaaaatagacGCATTTCTAAAAGTTGCTGTAACACCAACCACCATCTTGATGCGGTAGACAAACTGACCTTAATGGTAGAATACACTGATGTTCCTGAATCTAATCAGGCTTGTACACGACAAATAATTAAGCGAAAAGCATCAGACATGGAAGATGGATGTCAATTCAAGAAATTACGGCTGCTGGAGATACAAAACAATCAGTCTAAAACAGATACTGACAGTAGTAACCAAGAAAAAGCATCCACAATGAGCAGTCCAGAAACTGATGAGGACATTGAGAAAACGAAGGGTTCTGGTGAATATCCACAGTCTCCTACATTTTGATCCTTTTAGGCAAAAAAGGAAGTTTTTGATCGACTGAAGGGTAAAGCCAaacatttctattgtttttatttcGTTGTGCTATTTGCAGTAATACATAAATTCTGATGCATGTATTTCATAAAGTACTTTTAAAAcatcagatatttttattttaaaatcaaacttTTTTGCCTCCAAAATGTTGAGGGAAAGGCTTAAATAGatgcatttttctaaatttgtacAACATTCTTTACAATTGGAAAAGAGAAAcacacattttcacaatgtggaAAGAAGTTAATATGAAAATTTTATACCTGTCAATAAAGGTTCTACTCCTTAAGTGATGATAAGTAGTACGGTATGGCTAGGCTTGGCAGATGAAACGCTGGATACCGTGcaaatatttgggacatacttatactaaaagtCATTGTTtcagctttttatttttgtatattatcAAGGAAATAACTGATAAAGCTATGTATAAATAAGAAGTGATGAGTACTGATAATTTCATGGTTTATctaaaattcagatttaactgggtgtcctgtatttttatttgctaaatctggcatcAAACCCtgatgacgtagtggttaagagttacagctgctaaccgaaaggtcagaagtttgagttcaccaggtgctccttggaaaccctatgagacagttctcctctgtcctgtagggttgctgtgagttggaattgactcgacggaaaCGGGTTTGGTTATAATGCAACACAAACAGCCATCTCTCCCTATTCTAAAGTCCTCTCTACACAAAATTTGAGTGAATCCAAAATTTGAGTATGGCATTTTGTTccgctgtacatagggttgctttgagtcagaaccaactcgatggcacccagcatAAACCTCCTAATCCAATGTGTTTAGGATCAGCAGTTGGCTAGTTGAAGTAGGGATTCAAGGACTTTAtgtgtatttgtatgtatatatatgtatatatacacatatatgtttgGATGAATGTACATCAAAAAGATTTTAACAACATAGAAATGTAGTTTGCCAACCTTTTTGTATAGGGCCAGGAATTCTTCTAAGAGTGTTAAGTCCACTGATGGGAGTTCCTATGTAAATCACACCTATCACTCAACCTTTACAATTCCcagttttggtttctttcaaGTGAAGCAAGAAGTTAAATTTGGAAAGCAGCCTAAGCATAGAATGTAAGGAGCTTTTTCATTTTCACAGCATGCTCCCACCAATCTTTGAGTTGTCTAAACCACAGCtaatttgaaaactttttttttttaagctagttaTCTTTATCAAGTCTTCCCAAAGCATTTACTTCGTTTTCCTAGCAATAGTAACTTTCTTTTTATGATTCTTGACAATGCAGAACTCACCAGTGAGAGTCAGAGGTTTCAGTATGATTTTTAATGAGGCTGTAAAGCCCCCATTTAATCTGGTGAGTTGGTTAAGAGCTTTTACTGTACATGCAgatgtatttatgtcttttctACAATTGTGCTGTATATGCAGATATAATTAATGTCTTCTCCACAGTTACGAAAATTTTCCAGTAAGTATATACCACATCACATGAAGCTGTCACCCTGTTTTGCTCACTAGTGAAATGCTGCACACACACTTTGACCTTTGCTCTTCTGCTCGTTACTTCCTGAGTGGAGCAAATTCATCCTAGTATCAAAAAactattattttctgtcttatgtGTTAACCTGCATTACCATGGGGCATTTACAAGGTCAGTATAATACCAAATATGTGCAATAATTTCTACTGCTGGGGTGGTGGTTTACTGGTTACATAGGAAATGCTGTGGTGTTACACAGGCAGGAGGGGAAAAAGGGTTGTCGGTCTGACCTCTAATTTAAAAATAACCACAAAAGACACAACTTTTATTCTTCTGTcgggagcaatggagaatgaataaaaccaaagattcaaggaagcaattagtccaaaagactaatggaccacaggaaccacagccttcaccagcctgagtccagaactagatggagcccagctaccactgccaaCTGCCCTGACTAGGATCACAATATAAGGTCCCcgttagagtgggaaaaaaaatgtagaacaaaactcaaattcataaaaaagacaaaacttaCTGGTCcaatagagactggaggagctcctgagactatggtccttagacacccttctaacttggaactgaagccactcccagagatcacctttcacccAAATAATGGACAGGCCATGAGGTGTTATTATTCATCTATACGAGACTATCTAATAGtcatctatataagaccaaagaTCATCGTATGAGACCAATCTTAGAACAAGCATCTATAAGAGACCCAAAAGGcattatctgcccaaaagcaaagatgagatggcagaaagGGGTAGGAAGACCAGATGAACAGAAGCAGTAAACTTGGtggtggggagagtgctgacactggGGACTGCAGCCAGTGTcacaacaatttgtgtataaattattgaataagaaacaatttgcactgtaaaccttcacctaaagcataaaacTACAAACTTCATCAGAGCATACAGAGTTTATCACATAGAACATAGACAGAAAATGTCATTAACACATCAACAAAACTGGATACTAGGGCTAGAGAGGTAGGAAACAGCATAAGTAACATCACATGCAAACATCTCAGTAGCTCAAGAGACTTCAAAGACTGCTTGTGTACTTGCTGAAACTCAAGTAGGAAAACTGGCCTTCATACAAAGTTCAATTTGCTAAAATGTTGTAGAGGTACAAAATATTTAGGTCACACTGCACAATGATCCATCCCCACTGAAAAGAGCAGTACTAAGCCTTCAGTCTTAGGTAGGCTTGCTCAAGTCAGTAGACAGGTGAACTTCCACAACTGATGACCCAGCTTTCAAGGTATCCAGTGAGCCAGAGGAAAAGAAttcttttaagacttttttttgctGATTACCCTCCATCTTTTGGCAATGGCTGGAATGAGGTAACCAATAATGGGTTACATATGAACTACCAGTTTATTTCAAAGGACACATTAATAATTCAAGGACGGAACAGTCCAAGAATAAATGTTACGTCCTTTTGTGACAGCACCACTATCCATCCCCAAGTAACATCTCTATAAAAAGACTCGGTcttaatgcttcaaaggtcagcggagcaagggcgggggtttggggacctggTTTAAGGGGActactaagtcaattggcaaaataattctattatgaaaacattctgcatcccactctgaaatgtggcgtctggggtcttacatgctaacaagcggccatctaagatgcatcaattggtctcaacccacctggggcaaaggagaatgaagaacaccaaggccacacgataactaagagcccaagagacacagaaagggccacatgaaccagagacctacattatcctgagaccagaagaactagttggtgcccggccacaatcgatgactgccctgacagggagcacaacagagaacccctgagggagcaggagatcagtgggatgcagaccccaaattctcataaaaagaccatacttaatggtctgactgagactagaggaatcccggcggtcattgtccccaaaccttctgttggcccaggacaggaaccattcccgaagacaactcatcagacatgaaagggactggacagtgggtaggagagagatgctgatgaagagtgagctaattatatcaggtggatacttgagactgtgttggcatctcctgtctggaggggggatgggaggatagagagagttggaagctggcaaaattgtcacgaaaggagagactggaagggctgactcattagggggagagcaagtcggagtacggagtaagatgtatataaacttatatgtgacagtctgacttgatttgtaaacgatcacttgaagctcaataaaagttaataaaaaaaagacttgGTCTTTTAACAAGTCATACATTTGCTAGATAAGGGAATCATTCAGAGCAATTTGAACTCTACAGCCAGTCACATGGGATACATACATTATATATGCATTCCACCTTCCTGCACCTATTTATGTCCCATTTGTAAGGCAGAATCTGGGCCTCAAAATTCCAACACAAGCAATACCTCCCTTATTTACTATCAGTATCACTGCCAGTATCAGTGGTACATTACTCTATGAGCTATTTGGAGACCAGATATGTGGTACCATATATAAAATGTaacaaatattaacattttagaaAATCTGTGATCTGTTTTCTTTAATGAACATTAACTGGTATGGGGGGAAGGTTCACTTATTACCTCATTCTTGAAACTATTTTTTTCCATAAGATTTAGAAGTTCTTAAACCAGAAATCCTTAACATATAGTGCAGTAAGATCTAACTTACCTCTTAATTTTCTACCCAAAGGCTGttaaattttataatttgaaCCAATATTATTACCACACAACAATTTATTGTAAATAAGTTTATTGGTAATAATCTTACATAGTTTATTGCCGATATTTCATGTTACAAACTTTTGGGTCTTTGAGATATGCAGGATCCTTGTATGTAACTGGCATAAACCCTGTAAAGAAATAATTAAAGTTCTTCACAAAAGATGAGCAAAATTTTGATTAGTCCAATTAAGTTGTTCAGATATTCTTACCCATTATTTGAGCCCTCTTAATTgcttttgttatttctttctgtttcttcccacaaagacctataaaagaaaaaatggacacATTCATAGTCATAAGAAAATGCCAATATTCGAAATTTATAACAATTGTTTAagtcaagggtcagcaaactttttctgtaaagaaccgTCAGTAAATGTTTTAGACTTGGCTGGCCATACAGTCTGTCACAACTATTCGACTCTGCTATTTTAGCCTAGAAGCAGCCATAGACACTATGTAAACAAAACTAATTACAAAGACAGCAGGTTGTATTTGGCCTGTGGATCAGTCTGGGTTTTATTAACTGTCTAAGAATGattataaaccaaaagaaaaaaaaaaaaccttagcatcaagttgattctgactcatagccaccctatgcgacagagtagaactgctccatacggtttccaaggagtggctggtgggttcaaactgccgaccttttggttagcagctgagctcttaaccactgtgccaccagggctccaaaaatgatTGTAGTGCACTCCAAAACATCAAGAACACAGTTTCTTTTAAAGCCCAAGTTTTTTGTATGTTGTCAGCCCAGCTATCCCTAAACATAAGACATACAAAACAGTAGTAATCCTACTGGCCTAAAAAGAGAGTTTCCCAGAGCACCTAAATCCAGTCTAAGCATGATTTATAGCATTATTTGAAAATCTGCTAGTTATCTTAAATAAGAGAAGCGGGTTTATACAATACTTATCTAAATTTAAATTGCtgcaataaaaagcaaaataccTGTTATGTGCCTTCCATAAATGCATCCAGTAAATGGAGAAATAAACTGagacaaaagctgtttttttttttaatttggaggaaaaaaatttatattagtATGTCTGTAAATTTATAAGTCAAACTTTATATGCCATCTTCAAGTTATGTAAAGGCTTATTAGTAAATTTCAGACAAACTTCATAAAATATGAATAAGAATATTTAACTATTTATTTAGCTCATCCTATTAACAAGTCTTTAAAAATAACCAGTCAACTGAAGTTAACATCTACGTGtcacaaaagaaaaatctatACAAGTAAACAACAGATTAATCAGCATATTCTTTCAGTGGTAAAGCTGTTTTGACTTTTCCACAGATATCTTTCTAAAATACTACTTTTAACAAGGTACTAAACATAATTTCATCTGTTACGATAGACTATTACATAATCATGAAGATGAATTATTGTAGTGGGAGCTTTAAGAGGTACTGAAGTACATGGGACCATTTCCTGTAATTTGTTTTATAACTTCTTTAGCACTTTGGCACTTTACATAATCCTCCTAATATgttgaattttaatattttagtttttctccCTCAAAGGCAGCTATCACTTTACACTATTGTCAGTATACTTAAGTCCAACACCATTCTCTTCCCCCAAATTTGCCACTTCTAATTGCTGGGAGTTAGACAACAGGTAAAATTACATTTGAAGTAGGGATATGAGTGGTGAGGTGCACAGATCAACTTCACCAGAGGGGCTTTTTCCAAACTACTTGCCCCACCAACTGAGAATCACTGCCATAGTAAGCGACTATGAATGACATGTGTCAGACTCATCAGGCATGTTGGGGCAGAAAAAGAGAGGAGAAATATGGAGCTGAAATAACAGTAAATACGGAAAGAGCAAAGGGGCTCTTCTTGGATACCTTGTATATAGATTTATAACTAAACTTGAAATTATAAAATTACTAGAACAGTTGCCTCTACACAAAGCCTGCTATAAAACTGACAATTAAGTGGTAATCATAAAGGAGCAAAACCCTAAAATCAAATACCACAGTGAAGTAAAACAAGATATTACCTGTACATTCTTATAATCTACATGCTTTCCACACAAGAGGCATTTTTTAAGAGGTTCCTTATAAGGATTTTCCATTGGAATGGGCTAGGATAAAGAAAAACATCTGATAAGGTACTTTAATGCAacaattttgaattaaaaaatattaaggttACCACATTCAAATCCATCCAAAGGATGAGTTGTGCCttactgtatgaaaaagaataatTTAGATACAACAGCTTGGCTTGTGAAAAATCGAGCACTTTCAAAAGTATTCAGCATTTTAAAGATTTCCGTGAGCTTGTATATATGAAAGCACTTTATTTTGTTTCAGTTTGGCTAAAGAGGAATTAACTCATGGAAGATTCTGGGATAAAGTACAATCTTTGGAAGAAAGAGAgtctatagaagaaaaaaaattcaaatctgtGATTGGAAAGTGATTCTCCATTTAAATGCTTTGCCTAGATTGTAGATAactgaaaattataaattatgaaaaatttaTTTAAGCATACCTGGTATCATGTACTAAATAGTACAATCCCTAGTTTATCCAACTCCATATTTCTCTATCAGATGTTTTATTACTATATTTTATAAACAGATAAGAACAGCTGTGCTAATGGTCCTGTGGCTTACTATAAAAAGAGcttttgtcttcagttttacGGCCCCACACTTCTTTATATGGTTGTCAGCCTTTCTTGGCTTTTCTGTCTTCACTACTGCCTCTGATACTCCTGTCACAATGCCTCCCTCCACTGTGTGTGGTTGTCTCCAGAAAAGATGTTCTTAATCTAAAAATTGCTTTGAAGTCCATGACCCTGGTAATTGTATGCACAATTTCAAATGAATGGGACTATGCTTTTTTCTGCAGAGAGGGACCATAACTTTCATCACTCTCAGTGGAGTTTATGGCCTGAAAAAGTAACTTCCTTTACTCTTTTCAACTATGGTGTAAATCAGATGACCAAGATGGATGCTTAGAGGGACTAGAGAAGTTCTCTGGTTCAACTCCTTGAACTTtctcagggtccctgggtggcataaacggctaaacacttgactactatgcagaaggttggtaatttgaacccatccagagacgccttgaagacaggcctggcaatctgcttctgaaaggccgcagccttaaaaaccctatgaagcagttctcctctgcacacatgggtttgccatgaatcagaattgacttgacagcaactaac encodes:
- the ABRAXAS1 gene encoding BRCA1-A complex subunit Abraxas 1 isoform X4 yields the protein MKSFYNSLGEVNEQALKKILSSVKKNVVGWYKFRRHSDQIMTFRERLLHKNLQKHLSNQELLFLLLTPSITTETCSTHRLEHALHKPQEGLFHRVPLVVANLGMSEQLGYKTVSGSCMSAGFNRAVKTHSSEFFKEDGSLKEVHKINEMYASLQEELRSICKKVEHSERAVEKLLEDVNRLKEEIKKRKQAQIQVAGEKNVPEEPQENTFLCQALQTLFPDSEFLHSCVISLKNRRISKSCCNTNHHLDAVDKLTLMVEYTDVPESNQACTRQIIKRKASDMEDGCQFKKLRLLEIQNNQSKTDTDSSNQEKASTMSSPETDEDIEKTKGSGEYPQSPTF
- the ABRAXAS1 gene encoding BRCA1-A complex subunit Abraxas 1 isoform X5, which produces MTFRERLLHKNLQKHLSNQELLFLLLTPSITTETCSTHRLEHALHKPQEGLFHRVPLVVANLGMSEQLGYKTVSGSCMSAGFNRAVKTHSSEFFKEDGSLKEVHKINEMYASLQEELRSICKKVEHSERAVEKLLEDVNRLKEEIKKRKQAQIQVAGEKNVPEEPQENTFLCQALQTLFPDSEFLHSCVISLKNRRISKSCCNTNHHLDAVDKLTLMVEYTDVPESNQACTRQIIKRKASDMEDGCQFKKLRLLEIQNNQSKTDTDSSNQEKASTMSSPETDEDIEKTKGSGEYPQSPTF
- the ABRAXAS1 gene encoding BRCA1-A complex subunit Abraxas 1 isoform X3, with protein sequence MMLKLFIQLTFRNIFHAINFLGEVNEQALKKILSSVKKNVVGWYKFRRHSDQIMTFRERLLHKNLQKHLSNQELLFLLLTPSITTETCSTHRLEHALHKPQEGLFHRVPLVVANLGMSEQLGYKTVSGSCMSAGFNRAVKTHSSEFFKEDGSLKEVHKINEMYASLQEELRSICKKVEHSERAVEKLLEDVNRLKEEIKKRKQAQIQVAGEKNVPEEPQENTFLCQALQTLFPDSEFLHSCVISLKNRRISKSCCNTNHHLDAVDKLTLMVEYTDVPESNQACTRQIIKRKASDMEDGCQFKKLRLLEIQNNQSKTDTDSSNQEKASTMSSPETDEDIEKTKGSGEYPQSPTF
- the ABRAXAS1 gene encoding BRCA1-A complex subunit Abraxas 1 isoform X2, giving the protein MEGESTSAVLSGFVLGALAFQHLNTNSDTEGFLLGEVKGEAKNSITDSQMDDVEVVYTIGEVNEQALKKILSSVKKNVVGWYKFRRHSDQIMTFRERLLHKNLQKHLSNQELLFLLLTPSITTETCSTHRLEHALHKPQEGLFHRVPLVVANLGMSEQLGYKTVSGSCMSAGFNRAVKTHSSEFFKEDGSLKEVHKINEMYASLQEELRSICKKVEHSERAVEKLLEDVNRLKEEIKKRKQAQIQVAGEKNVPEEPQENTFLCQALQTLFPDSEFLHSCVISLKNRRISKSCCNTNHHLDAVDKLTLMVEYTDVPESNQACTRQIIKRKASDMEDGCQFKKLRLLEIQNNQSKTDTDSSNQEKASTMSSPETDEDIEKTKGSGEYPQSPTF
- the ABRAXAS1 gene encoding BRCA1-A complex subunit Abraxas 1 isoform X1, with translation MEGESTSAVLSGFVLGALAFQHLNTNSDTEGFLLGEVKGEAKNSITDSQMDDVEVVYTIDIQKYIPCYQLFSFYNSLGEVNEQALKKILSSVKKNVVGWYKFRRHSDQIMTFRERLLHKNLQKHLSNQELLFLLLTPSITTETCSTHRLEHALHKPQEGLFHRVPLVVANLGMSEQLGYKTVSGSCMSAGFNRAVKTHSSEFFKEDGSLKEVHKINEMYASLQEELRSICKKVEHSERAVEKLLEDVNRLKEEIKKRKQAQIQVAGEKNVPEEPQENTFLCQALQTLFPDSEFLHSCVISLKNRRISKSCCNTNHHLDAVDKLTLMVEYTDVPESNQACTRQIIKRKASDMEDGCQFKKLRLLEIQNNQSKTDTDSSNQEKASTMSSPETDEDIEKTKGSGEYPQSPTF